A section of the Salmo salar chromosome ssa05, Ssal_v3.1, whole genome shotgun sequence genome encodes:
- the LOC106605645 gene encoding aldehyde dehydrogenase, mitochondrial: MLRIVLSRTLSRIAGISNCQYSAAAMPVPSAQPEVHYDKLFINNEWQDAVSKRSFPTINPATGEVICQVAEADKADVDKAVKAARVAFRFGSPWRRMDASDRGLLLSRLADVIERDTAYLAELETLDNGKPYAVSYSVDVPMVVKCLRYCAGWADKWEGKTIPIDGDFFCYTRHEPIGVCGQIIPWNFPLLMQAWKLGPALATGNTVVMKVAEQTPLTALYVASLIKEVGFPPGVVNILPGMGPSAGSAIASHMDVDKVAFTGSTEVGHLIQQASGSSNLKKVTLELGGKSPNIIMSDANMAEAVEQSHFALFFNQGQCCCAGSRTYVQDTIYDEFMERSVERAKSRVVGDPFNMKTEQGPQVDEDQFKKILGYISSGKREGAKLMCGGGVAADRGYFIQPTIFGDVQDGMTIAREEIFGPVMQILKFKTLEEVVERANDTNYGLAAAVFTKDIDKAHYISSGIRAGTVWINCYNVFGAQAPFGGYKYSGNGRELGEYGLDNYTEVKTVTIKVPQKNS, translated from the exons ATGCTTCGAATTGTGTTATCCCGAACTTTGTCTCGAATCGCTGGCATTTCCAATTGTCAGTATTCGGCGGCCGCCATGCCGGTTCCAAGCGCACAGCCCGAAGTCCATTATGACAAG CTGTTCATCAATAACGAGTGGCAGGATGCCGTCAGCAAGAGGTCCTTCCCCACCATCAACCCAGCCACAGGAGAGGTCATCTGTCAGGTGGCTGAGGCAGACAAG gCAGATGTGGACAAGGCTGTGAAGGCTGCCAGGGTGGCCTTCAGGTTTGGGTCACCATGGCGACGCATGGACGCGTCGGACCGCGGGCTGCTCCTGAGCCGGCTGGCAGACGTAATCGAGAGGGACACAGCCTACCTAGCG GAACTGGAGACCCTGGACAATGGGAAGCCCTATGCCGTATCCTACAGCGTGGACGTGCCCATGGTGGTCAAGTGCctcag GTACTGTGCAGGCTGGGCAGATAAGTGGGAGGGGAAGACCATTCCCATCGATGGAGACTTCTTCTGCTACACCCGTCATGAGCCCATTGGTGTGTGTGGCCAGATCATCCCG TGGAACTTCCCTCTGCTGATGCAGGCATGGAAGCTGGGGCCAGCTCTGGCTACAGGCAACACTGTGGTGATGAAGGTGGCTGAGCAGACCCCCCTCACTGCCCTGTATGTGGCCAGTCTCATCAAGGAG gttgGTTTCCCTCCAGGTGTGGTGAACATCCTGCCTGGTATGGGTCCGTCTGCTGGTTCTGCCATCGCCTCCCACATGGATGTGGATAAGGTGGCTTTCACAGGATCTACTGAG GTAGGTCACCTGATCCAGCAGGCATCTGGCTCCAGCAACCTGAAGAAGGTCACTCTGGAGCTGGGAGGAAAGAGCCCCAACATAATCATGTCCGATGCCAACA TGGCGGAGGCGGTGGAACAGTCCCACTTTGCCCTGTTCTTTAACCAGGGCCAGTGCTGCTGTGCCGGCTCCCGTACATACGTGCAGGACACCATCTATGATGAGTTTATGGAGCGCAGCGTGGAGCGGGCCAAGAGCAGGGTGGTGGGAGACCCCTTCAACATGAAGACTGAGCAGGGACCGCAG GTGGATGAGGATCAGTTCAAGAAGATTCTGGGCTACATCAGCAGTGGGAAGCGTGAGGGGGCCAAGCTGATGTGCGGGGGAGGGGTGGCTGCAGACCGTGGCTACTTCATCCAACCAACCATCTTTGGAGATGTCCAGGACGGCATGACCATCGCCCGTGAGGAG ATCTTTGGGCCGGTGATGCAGATCCTGAAGTTTAAGACTCTGGAGGAGGTGGTCGAGAGAGCCAATGACACAAATTACGGCCTGGCAGCTGCTGTCTTCACCAAAGACATTGACAAGGCCCACTACATCTCTAGCGGAATTCGCGCTGGCACTGTCTG GATTAACTGCTATAATGTGTTTGGAGCACAAGCCCCCTTCGGTGGCTACAAATATTCTGGTAACGGTCGTGAGCTAGGAGAGTATGGCCTGGACAACTACACTGAAGTGAAAACG GTAACAATCAAGGTCCCTCAGAAAAACTCGTAA
- the LOC123743143 gene encoding taste receptor type 1 member 1-like, giving the protein VHILESVTQTFSSLPLPTADPYSCIACQKDEWARNGSTSCTKRSIEYLHSDDSLAIFLMFQASSIILISMAILVLFLCKNDTPVVKSAGGRLCFFMLCCLSMSSISVFLYIGKPTEAICTLRNSVFVVFYVACLSCLAVRSFQIVCIFKMAAKLPKAYDFWVKHGGQWITIITTTVIMLFLCILWIAIEGPKPNQIALYSEVILDCTYGVIPIFYVIVLFATLLGIACFSFAYMGTDLPKNYNEGKSITFSLLIFFISWVISLTVHLSTKGKHTLSVNPFSVLCSLYGILFGYFFPKCYIIIIRPERNTAAYFQTAIQSYTLQPR; this is encoded by the coding sequence GTACACATATTAGAATCTGTCACCCAGActttctcttcccttcctctcccaacAGCCGATCCCTACAGCTGCATAGCATGCCAAAAGGATGAGTGGGCCAGGAATGGCAGTACATCATGCACCAAGCGCTCTATAGAGTATTTGCATTCTGATGATTCGTTGGCCATTTTTCTGATGTTCCAGGCCAGCTCCATCATCCTCATCTCAATGGCCATCTTGGTTCTGTTCCTTTGTAAGAATGACACCCCTGTGGTAAAATCAGCTGGTGGGAGGCTCTGCTtcttcatgttgtgttgcttGTCCATGTCCTCCATCAGCGTCTTCCTCTACATTGGCAAACCTACAGAGGCCATCTGCACCTTACGCAATTCTGTGTTTGTAGTCTTCTATGTGGCCTGCCTGTCCTGTCTTGCTGTTCGCTCCTTCCAGATTGTCTGTATCTTCAAAATGGCCGCCAAACTGCCCAAAGCGTATGATTTCTGGGTCAAGCATGGTGGTCAGTGGATCACTATTATCACAACCACTGTCATAATGCTGTTTCTGTGCATTTTGTGGATAGCCATTGAAGGACCCAAGCCCAATCAGATAGCATTGTATAGCGAGGTAATTTTGGATTGCACATATGGCGTCATCCCCATCTTTTATGTGATAGTACTGTTTGCCACTTTGCTGGGTATTGCATGCTTTAGTTTTGCCTACATGGGAACTGACCTGCCCAAAAACTACAACGAGGGTAAATCTATCACTTTCAGCTTGCTGATCTTCTTCATCTCTTGGGTCATCTCTCTGACAGTGCACCTGTCTACCAAAGGAAAGCACACACTCTCCGTCAATCCTTTCTCTGTGCTGTGCAGTCTGTATGGTATACTCTTTGGTTACTTCTTCCCTAAATGCTATATCATTATCATTAGACCTGAACGTAATACAGCAGCCTATTTTCAAACTGCAATCCAGAGTTACACACTTCAACCTAGATAA
- the LOC106605643 gene encoding taste receptor type 1 member 1 has protein sequence MLFLVVMVSFHLMKQSDTCSSLPQLSLDGDYILGGLFQLHENYGVTGTATDTENRKPDVLQCHRFKFSSASYQQIQVMRFAIEEINNSTLLLPGVSLGYEIFDYCSDLLSYGAALDFLTQKGRRAIPVWNGTNYRPKVISVTGPFGSSQTISVAPLYMSEMIPVVTHGASSVQLSYKNRFPSFFRTIPSDKYQVESIVRILRQFNWNWVAFIGGDNDYSRDALTVFQEKIRPANICLAYQDTIPQNQSLIGHLFNNIAMFNVQVIVVFANVEFVIPFIQKAIDLRVKEKVWIASETWSMSQELIKKSQIERIGTVLGVTVQRHKDLRGFDEFINNTVKSRHENACTDMDLKERCGQICSDCNSTSAQTIIGEDPTYSFVIYSAVYAVAHALHNALRCGTWNCANSEIIAYPYMVTEALKQVKFKLENQSIEFDENGDPPAHYDIVHWDCKNKTCSNVDIGSYLTNPTPSFHINETLIHWFAGTKVSTTFFKTMQVYITHHQNTAWYSN, from the exons ATGTTGTTTCTTGTGGTGATGGTGTCATTTCACCTGATGAAACAAAGTGACACATGCTCCTCTTTACCACAACTCAGCCTGGATGGAGACTACATTCTGGGAGGACTATTCCAGCTGCATGAGAACTATGGAGTGACTGGTACAGCGACTGACACTGAAAACAGAAAACCTGATGTGCTTCAATGTCACAG GTTTAAATTTTCCTCAGCAAGCTACCAGCAGATTCAAGTCATGAGGTTTGCTATTGAAGAGATCAACAACTCCACATTGCTGTTGCCTGGCGTCAGCCTGGGCTATGAGATTTTCGACTACTGCTCTGACTTGCTCAGTTATGGGGCTGCTCTGGACTTTCTGACCCAAAAGGGAAGAAGAGCCATCCCTGTGTGGAACGGTACAAACTACAGACCTAAAGTCATCTCAGTCACTGGCCCGTTTGGAAGCAGCCAAACCATCAGTGTCGCCCCTCTGTACATGTCTGAGATGATTCCAGTG GTGACTCATGGGGCATCAAGtgtccaactgagctacaaaaacAGATTTCCCTCCTTTTTCCGAACCATTCCCAGCGACAAATATCAGGTGGAGTCTATAGTCCGTATACTCCGACAGTTTAACTGGAACTGGGTGGCTTTCATCGGTGGTGACAATGACTACAGCAGAGATGCCTTGACAGTTTTTCAGGAGAAGATTAGACCAGCTAACATCTGTTTGGCGTACCAAGACACCATTCCCCAAAACCAATCCTTAATAGGGCATCTATTCAACAACATAGCCATGTTCAATGTCCAGGTTATTGTAGTCTTTGCCAATGTGGAGTTTGTCATTCCTTTCATCCAAAAGGCCATAGATCTCAGAGTGAAGGAGAAGGTATGGATCGCTAGTGAGACATGGTCCATGAGCCAAGAGTTGATCAAGAAGAGTCAGATTGAGAGGATAGGGACGGTCTTAGGTGTCACTGTACAGAGGCACAAGGACCTGAGAGGATTTGATGAGTTCATTAACAACACAGTAAAATCCAGACATGAGAATGCATGCACTGACATGGACTTGAAGGAAAGATGTGGTCAGATTTGCTCTGACTGCAACTCCACCAGTGCCCAGACAATTATTGGAGAGGACCCGACATACAGCTTTGTCATCTACTCAGCAGTGTATGCTGTGGCTCATGCACTCCACAATGCTTTGCGGTGTGGGACATGGAACTGTGCCAACTCAGAAATCATTGCTTATCCTTACATG GTCACTGAGGCACTAAAACAGGTCAAATTCAAATTGGAAAATCAAAGTATAGAGTTTGACGAGAACGGGGACCCACCGGCTCATTACGACATTGTACACTGGGACTGCAAAAATAAAACATGTTCTAATGTGGATATTGGCTCATACCTTACCAACCCCACACCAAGCTTCCATATTAATGAAACTCTCATACATTGGTTTGCAGGCACAAAGGTTAGTACTACATTCTTCAAAACCATGCAAGTATACATTACACACCATCAAAACACTGCGTGGTATTCAAATTAG